A window of Gemmatimonadota bacterium genomic DNA:
CGAACCTGCTGAAGGCTCGGATCATCGAGAGTGCTCCGGCGTGCATCGTGAACGTCTCCTCGCTCGCGCAGCGACCCATCGACTGGGATGACGTGATGATCGAGAACGACTTCAGCGGCGGGCGGGCGTATGGCCAGAGCAAGCTCGCCCAGGTCGGGCACACCCTCGACCTGCATGAGGAGCTTCAGGGCACGGGCGTCCTGGTGAACTCCCTGCACCCTGCGACGTACATGCCGACCGGGATGGTGCGCCGAGCCGGAGTCACGCCGCGCGCTACGATCGGGGAAGGAGCGGACGCCGTCATGCAGCTCATCGTCTCCGACGAGATCGAGGGCGGTCAGTTCTTCAACCAACTCGTGCCTCGGCGAGCCAACGCCCAGGCGTACGACATGGAGTCGCGACGCAGGCTGAGAGAGCTGAGTCGGGAGCTGACGGGGAGCCGCGAGGAGTACCGGTGACATCGCTCCGTGCCAGGGCCAGCTGGCGGGCCACCGCCACCTTCGCCGTTCTGACGGGCGGCGTCGCGGCCGGGCAGGTGCAGGCGCAGGTGCTCCCGCCGGCGCCCGACTACACGATCTTCCCGGCCACGGGGTCGGGCGGCGGCGAGAGGGCGGTCACCTCGTAAGCCGGC
This region includes:
- a CDS encoding SDR family NAD(P)-dependent oxidoreductase, whose translation is MNGTAHRLLACAGIITGLAVLANPSHAQDGTAPTAGQQIVLMTGSTSGLGREVALRMGARGAHVIVHGRSHDRGMEVVDEINAGPGSARFYRADFASFDQVRSLAEAVLTDYGRLDVLVNNAGLGSAPDERLLSEEGHELRFQVNYLAPFLLTNLLKARIIESAPACIVNVSSLAQRPIDWDDVMIENDFSGGRAYGQSKLAQVGHTLDLHEELQGTGVLVNSLHPATYMPTGMVRRAGVTPRATIGEGADAVMQLIVSDEIEGGQFFNQLVPRRANAQAYDMESRRRLRELSRELTGSREEYR